The Setaria viridis chromosome 6, Setaria_viridis_v4.0, whole genome shotgun sequence genome contains a region encoding:
- the LOC117859543 gene encoding (S)-beta-macrocarpene synthase has translation MASGHEDGPCSGQEKMKKPATSTFHPTLWGDFFLSHKPPTSPQETHMRERAGVLREEVRKIIKGSNDLPELLDLIITLQRLSLDYNYEDEINEILHVVYNSNHSDGDLNIVSRRFYLLRRSGYNVSSDVFLKFKDKHGNFVNADTRSLLSLYNAAYLPTHGEALLDEAISFTRRCLESRLENLESPLAEEVSCALDTPLFRRVGILETRNYIPIYEKEATRNEAILEFAKLNFNLLQLIYCEELKEVTMWWKKLNVEANFHFVRNRIVEMYFWMNGACHEPQYSHSRIILAKIMGFITILDDFIDTYATTEESMQLGEAIFRWDKNATTLLPEYTRDFYLYLLNTFCSFEEELGTGKSYRVFYLKEALKQLVQAYIDELKWRDENYIPETLSEHLGLSMRSSGGSPILCASLVGMGEIVTRETLDWFLSYPHLVRSFDTFVRLSDDMASTEREQKGDHNVSTVQCYMKEHGTTMHESCKRIKELTEDLWKDMLQHHLARTEQTMIVSHMVLNLARTGNYMYHNNVDKFTSSHTIKDAIKRLFVEPIPM, from the exons ATGGCGTCAGGGCATGAAGATGGTCCTTGCTCTGGCcaggagaagatgaagaagccAGCCACTTCCACCTTCCACCCAACTCTCTGGGGTGACTTCTTCCTTTCTCACAAGCCGCCGACTTCACCACAG GAAACTCACATGAGGGAAAGGGCTGGAGTGCTAAGGGAAGAAGTGAGGAAGATAATCAAAGGCTCAAATGATTTGCCAGAATTGTTGGACCTTATAATCACGCTGCAGCGACTTAGTCTCGACTACAACTACGAGGATGAGATTAATGAGATACTGCACGTTGTTTACAACTCTAATCACTCTGATGGTGACCTAAATATAGTGTCCCGTCGATTTTATCTTCTGCGTAGAAGTGGCTATAATGTATCATCCG ATGTATTTCTAAAATTTAAAGATAAACATGGGAATTTTGTGAATGCCGATACTAGAAGCTTGTTAAGCTTATACAATGCAGCATACCTGCCGACTCATGGAGAGGCATTGCTTGATGAGGCAATTTCTTTCACCAGACGATGCCTTGAAAGTAGACTAGAAAATCTGGAATCACCACTTGCTGAGGAAGTGTCTTGTGCCCTTGACACCCCTCTTTTTCGAAGGGTCGGGATTTTGGAAACAAGGAACTACATTCCCATTTATGAAAAGGAGGCTACACGAAACGAAGCGATATTAGAGTTTGCGAAATTGAACTTTAACCTTTTGCAACTTATTTATTGTGAGGAGCTAAAAGAGGTCACGAT GTGGTGGAAGAAGCTCAATGTCGAAGCCAACTTCCATTTTGTGAGAAATAGGATAGTGGAAATGTATTTCTGGATGAATGGGGCATGTCATGAACCTCAATATTCTCACTCCCGAATTATACTTGCAAAGATTATGGGTTTTATTACTATATTAGATGATTTCATTGACACATATGCTACCACTGAAGAGAGCATGCAACTTGGGGAAGCAATTTTCAG GTGGGACAAGAATGCCACAACTTTGCTTCCAGAATACACAAGGGATTTCTACTTGTACTTATTGAATACATTTTGTTCATTTGAGGAGGAACTAGGAACTGGCAAGAGCTACCGTGTGTTTTATTTAAAAGAGGCG TTAAAGCAACTAGTGCAAGCATACATTGATGAACTTAAATGGCGCGATGAAAATTATATACCAGAAACATTGAGTGAACATCTTGGGCTTTCAATGAGAAGCAGCGGAGGCTCTCCAATACTATGTGCTTCATTGGTTGGAATGGGTGAAATAGTAACAAGAGAGACACTTGACTGGTTTCTAAGCTATCCTCATCTTGTCAGGTCATTTGATACATTTGTACGACTTTCAGATGATATGGCATCAACTGAG CGTGAGCAAAAAGGGGATCACAATGTCTCCACTGTCCAGTGTTACATGAAGGAGCATGGAACAACGATGCATGAATCGTGCAAAAGGATAAAAGAACTCACCGAAGATTTATGGAAGGACATGTTACAGCATCACCTTGCAAGGACAGAGCAAACAATGATCGTGTCACATATGGTGCTTAACTTGGCACGAACTGGAAACTATATGTATCATAACAATGTCGACAAATTCACTTCTTCACACACTATCAAAGACGCAATAAAGCGACTCTTTGTGGAGCCAATACCGATGTGA